The DNA region TTGCAAAAAGGGTGGCCAATATGGGACAGTCTTTGCTTAAGAGAACTTCAAGCAGACCGGTAGCCCACCTCTTCTGTTGGGTCATTGAGGCAGGCCCACCAGAAGGTGCACACCCTAAAAAGCCCTGTGGGTTGGGGCTTAGAAAAGCTGACTTCCAACCTTTACTATGAATCCTTAGCCCAGTGAGAATATCCTCTGTTGTGGATCCATATAACCAACCCAgctagaaaaaataataataatgatgagagTGGcccaaccaaaagaaaaaattaacaaaagtatGAATAGTGTCATGTCAAACtagatttccaaaaaaaataaatttgaatgttTACAACAATGAGAGTGAGGATTCGACTCTAAATCTGTTtatataaaatactaatagGCAATGGCACTAAACTACAAGATTTTTGACTAAATTAATTCCACCATAAAATAGAaagagaatttaaaaaaaaaaaaaaaactatccatTAATATAATGAGGACTACCAATTCCAGGTGTTTCTAATAGTGATAACTAGAATTTAAAAATGAGGGAAATTTTAGATATGAATATCAATGGTTTCAATATTAtgtcttatataaaaataaaataaaataaaaatgtaaatatataatGCATAGTTAGTAGTTAGTACCATTAATTTTATTCTCTAACCTGTCTACCCCAGCTAGTACCATGCTCATACCCACAACCGGCAACTTGGTATGCTGTGTCAATTGAGTTTGAAAGATCTGGTGAATTTGTCTTTCCCTTCAAAGCATGAGCAACTGATTTCATCAACTCCTTTGAACTCCCAACTCTTTTTAGTATTTCCTCTGCCAAACCCAatgtattaaaatatatatacagtTGATGAtgctataaaaaatttaaaaaccaaaaaaaagaataaaaaattacataattaacCTTATGCTTATCACTTCTAGTGTTACCAATAAAATTAATTCACatataactattaaaaataaattttctatttactTTGTTTGTAGAGGAAttgtaaatgaaaatttaaatttattttcttaccaTTTACTGAATCTATATTATCTAGTTGTAAGCCGTATATAACTTTTCTTCTATGAAAACATCCTGTTCCCCCATAGAAGAATCCTTGCAGTCCAGAAAATCCGCATGCCATATACTAGCaacaccaaaccaaaccaattaGTGAGTACTTTTCGTTAGTGCATATATAGCACGCTATAATCTATATATggtacaaattacattgtttgtAGTTaggagagaaaaggaaaaaggctctTGTTTGtgaagatttgaaaatttgactcACTTCAAGCAAAACCACTAATTGATTGCCATAAGGATCGTCCTTTAATCCATCATAGAAAGCATTTGAGAACTGAACAAATGCTATTTCTTTTTCACTATTCGAGCCAAGTAGGAGGCACATTGCATGAAGAACAATCTTTGGATTATTGGCATACATATCGCAGTCTACATTCAGCATGTAGGGGGCATTTGTCATCAACCCAGAGACTCTGGTCTACtcacaatataaaaacaataaaatggaaactaaataaatatcaaaGCTATTAGGttttataaaaatcatataagagtttttgaaatttctttggCATAAGAAACATCTTACTAAAACGTTCATAGCACCCGCTTTATAACGATGTGAATGATTTGGCCTCTTCTCTCTGGATAGATAGACCAAACCTGGCAACCCATCTAAAAGACCTTCCTTGTTCTCCCATATAACCTacaataaaaaaacccaaataagcCTTTTAGATGGTATACTAGGCTTCATTACCATTTTACTAGTGATTCTAAACGTAAATATGAATTCACTTTGAGTTTGTGCACTTTGATTCAGTGTTAACCATGGATTTTTGTTCAAgggtatatatacatatacatagtGTGTATATACATCTTAGGGCTGGCTCGATAGAGTTAGGGCCTAAGATGATAAATTTAAGTGgtgttttatatttaaatatcaataaaataaatctatGTAACACTAACTAAACAAagtttaatttgatgaattaaTACTATGCAAACTAAATTTAGTTTTATATAGAAAATCAAATATCTTGATTCAAACGTAAggtttaataaaaagaaacaaaaatttattattttttaagaaaagatgtTTACTTTACCTTAAGTAAATAAGATGATGCATTGTTATAACTTTTGATGGTGTTAAGAAAGAGATAGAAATTGTCTAGTGTGTGGCCATGTAAAAGATTAGGGGACTAATATTAACAATCTTCcgtatataatattaatttataaaatttaaagccAACATTTTTCCCCCAAGGTGCTTATGGTTTTCAATTGAGTTGAGTTTTTATTAGTCTAATATCTTGTTGACCCTTTTGGAGATGAGAAAAATAGtagactctctctcttttttttttttttttaaacggttattatcattaaattttgaaaaatgctaaagtcaTTAAAAATATAAGGATAAACTGCAAACTACACTCCTAAAGTTTGCAAACTACACTCCTATCTATTGTGTGTATTTACATCTTAGGGCTGGCTCAATAGAGTTGCCTAAGATGGTAAATTTAAGTGGTGTTTTATATCtaaatatcaataaaataaatttatgtacACTAACTAAAAATAATCACTACTTCTatcaaaatacaaataaaaataaaaataatcaatcacTACATTAgtactctataaaaaaaaaattgtaaaatagtttatggttttaacattttccatattattttacaaataatgttataactataaactattttacaacatttttacaaatttttattgtgacTAATTCTTATTGGTTCTCATCTAAACCCATCACTAATActacttttttcatttattaataactGCTTAttacatcaacaatttgtaaaaacaTTAGTTTCTCTagcattttttgttgtttacacTAAAGATGACGCATGTCCAAAAATGATAAGCATATTGATTTAGAATACTACCTAATGCTAGAGTAATTATACTATCCATATAGTGGACCGTGTCACTTCTTCATCATTTCACTAAATAACTcacttaattaaaattgttgaaTTAATAGTTAATTTCggtttaaaacttttttctaaGTAATTTAAAACAAGTGAAAAGTTTGTAGTGGAACAATAGACAAATGATGTTGTCTACTAAGAAGATATTATAATTTCTCTTAATGCTGTATGCATGCCCGCACTGGAACGATACTATAAAACAGTACCTTGAGTATGGTTGGATGATTTTTGCTGTCTATTTCGGAGAAAGCTGTTAaatcacatggcacgatgtttTGGTTTTGGACGGCATCCTCTATTTTTACACAAAGCTGTTCATACTCATCCTACAAACATGAAAGACAAACAagtcaacaaaaaagaagataaggcATTCCGTATCTCTGTAGTCCCTTGTATTAGAGACAAAACTAATTCCCTCCACATCTTGATTCACTATTTcacctcaataattgtaaaTAATTGTAGAAAATGTTGTGTCGGTTAGATTTATTGTATTAAGATACCATTGACAACATATGCTCTCTAAGATATTccaattttttagatttaagatAATAATCTTCAGATCTAAGTCTAACTACACCTTCATATTACCTTCATCCGTTTCCACTCTTGTTGAAAGTTACTTGACGTATCACTGCCACTGAACTTTGTGAAATCATCCCCTGAAAAGTATCTAAAAGGAGCTCTCACTTGAACATTGTACTTGTTACAAAATGGAACCCAAAGCTTGGCAAACTTTGAGGCCTCGACAAGAGAGTAATAGGTGAGAGGAGAACAGCCATCATCAGATACATAGCAAGCTAGCTTGTGAGAAGGGTAATCAACTGCCAACAAAGAGAGCACAGTGTTCACGGTGATGATTGGTGGTTCCAGCACTGGATCTGCGGTTGTGACAAACATGTCCACTGAGGGAAGTTCAACTTCGGGTACCCTTACatgaaaaaatcacaaattaaaagttaggagcaacataaaaaatcatttatatatGCTTCAAACCAAGTAAAATTCATAGCAAAAATGACACATCAGAGATTTCACCACGATGAAGGAAAAGCAATGCAAAATGATAGTGTAATCATTAAAATCATAGCATGATTGAAGATTAGAGAATTGTTGACAAGATGATATTTGTTACCTTTGCAAGAGGCGGTCTGGATAGGTGTTGT from Castanea sativa cultivar Marrone di Chiusa Pesio chromosome 6, ASM4071231v1 includes:
- the LOC142641643 gene encoding cellulose synthase-like protein H1 isoform X1 encodes the protein MLYQIQDSNIYQIFNNADEDVKLKSHWNSFLFLFMANATTSLPLFEKIPRKNTIQRGFDIIIFFLLLLLLVYRLYFLNHYGFTWILAFLCESWFTFTWVLVISTKWTLVDYNTYPDRLLQRVPEVELPSVDMFVTTADPVLEPPIITVNTVLSLLAVDYPSHKLACYVSDDGCSPLTYYSLVEASKFAKLWVPFCNKYNVQVRAPFRYFSGDDFTKFSGSDTSSNFQQEWKRMKDEYEQLCVKIEDAVQNQNIVPCDLTAFSEIDSKNHPTILKVIWENKEGLLDGLPGLVYLSREKRPNHSHRYKAGAMNVLTRVSGLMTNAPYMLNVDCDMYANNPKIVLHAMCLLLGSNSEKEIAFVQFSNAFYDGLKDDPYGNQLVVLLEYMACGFSGLQGFFYGGTGCFHRRKVIYGLQLDNIDSVNEEILKRVGSSKELMKSVAHALKGKTNSPDLSNSIDTAYQVAGCGYEHGTSWGRQLGWLYGSTTEDILTGLRIHSKGWKSAFLSPNPQGFLGCAPSGGPASMTQQKRWATGLLEVLLSKDCPILATLFAKLHWRQCLAYLWVFTWGLRPIPELCYAFLPAYCIITNSHFLPKVQEQAFYIAIVVFVIYHLYTLSEYLRAGLSVRSWWNNQRMARITTMTAWFFGFLIVILKLLRISETVFEITKKDKSTSSNGAHDVDAGRFTFDESPIFVPGTTILMVHLTALVVSLLNLQPPAHDGLGSGLGEVLCSVWLVLCFWPFLKGLFGKGKHGIPLFTICKSAALVLLFLHLCRMTAMG
- the LOC142641643 gene encoding cellulose synthase-like protein H1 isoform X2, giving the protein MLYQIQDSNIYQIFNNADEDVKLKSHWNSFLFLFMANATTSLPLFEKIPRKNTIQRGFDIIIFFLLLLLLVYRLYFLNHYGFTWILAFLCESWFTFTWVLVISTKWTLVDYNTYPDRLLQRVPEVELPSVDMFVTTADPVLEPPIITVNTVLSLLAVDYPSHKLACYVSDDGCSPLTYYSLVEASKFAKLWVPFCNKYNVQVRAPFRYFSGDDFTKFSGSDTSSNFQQEWKRMKDEYEQLCVKIEDAVQNQNIVPCDLTAFSEIDSKNHPTILKVIWENKEGLLDGLPGLVYLSREKRPNHSHRYKAGAMNVLTRVSGLMTNAPYMLNVDCDMYANNPKIVLHAMCLLLGSNSEKEIAFVQFSNAFYDGLKDDPYGNQLVVLLEYMACGFSGLQGFFYGGTGCFHRRKVIYGLQLDNIDSVNEEILKRVGSSKELMKSVAHALKGKTNSPDLSNSIDTAYQVAGCGYEHGTSWGRQVQEQAFYIAIVVFVIYHLYTLSEYLRAGLSVRSWWNNQRMARITTMTAWFFGFLIVILKLLRISETVFEITKKDKSTSSNGAHDVDAGRFTFDESPIFVPGTTILMVHLTALVVSLLNLQPPAHDGLGSGLGEVLCSVWLVLCFWPFLKGLFGKGKHGIPLFTICKSAALVLLFLHLCRMTAMG